In Clostridium omnivorum, the DNA window TAATATGAGCAAATACGTTAACACAACTTCTGACAACGGTGGAGTTCATACTAATTCCGGAATACCAAATAAAGCCTTTTACTTAACAGCTTCCAATGCAAATGTTGGTAACGATAAAGCAGCACAAATATATTATAGAGCTTTAACCACATATTTAACTTCATCAGCAACCTTCCATGACGCTAGAGTAGCTTTAGTACAAGCTGCTACAGATCTTTATGGTGCTTCTAGTGCTGAAGTTAATGCAGTAAACACTGCTTGGAGTACTGTAGGAGTTAACTAATTATATGAGTTTTATTTAATAAACAGTTTTAAACTAAAAATATCTTCTATATTTGCGGGTCTATTTAGACCCGCATTTTATATATAAAGCAACTTTTTTTCATATGTCTAAGCACTTATATTTGTTTCCAATTTACTTATAAAAACAAGCACAGTTTTACACTATGCTTGTTTTTATAAATTACTATTTTCTTATAGCATCCTTATCATCCTTTAGCCTTAGTGGGATAGTTGCTATAACAATATGTTTATGCTTTAAAAGCTCTGTACTAATGAAAATACTAGTATGATTGTGTAATAACTTATGCCACCAATCTTTAACAGAAAATTGTGGTATAACAACTGTAATAATATCTCCCTTTTTAAGATCATATTCTTCTGACTGGATAAATTCTAACAGCGGACTTACAACTTTTCTATAAGGAGAACTTCTAATAATCAAAGGAATATCTGTATTCAGTAATGCCCACTTTTTCTCTATTTTTTCTTTTTCTTCATCATCCATAACTATATTAAAAGCCGCGATGCTGTCTGAAATTGTTTTTGCATATCTTAATGCTCTAATACTTGCCTTGTTCACACTGGCAATAGGAACAATAACACGATTTCTATATATGTCTTTCTCAAAATCAACTGATGATAGTTCTTTTGACTCTATTTTTAGCTGTTTTGCAACTGCAGTATAATGGTGTCTTATCTTTAACATTATGTTTACTAATATAGGTATAATTACTATTACAACCCAAGCTCCATGGACAAACTTTGTAGCTCCTATTATTATTACTGCTACTCCGGTAACTAGCGCTCCTAAACCATTTATAAAAGCCTTATGAAGCCATCCTTTTCCTCGTTCTCTAATCCATTTCATAAACATTCCACTTTGAGATAATGTAAATGAAACAAATACGCCTACTGCATAAAGAGGAATTAAAAGATGTGTATCCCCTCTAAAAATAATTATTAGAATAGCTGCAAGCATTGAGAGAATCATAATTCCATTGGAGTAGCTTAACCTATCTCCTCTTATAGCAAACTGTCTTGGCATATACCCTTCTCTAGCTATTACTGAAAGCAGTAATGGAAATCCGGAATATGCTGTATTTGCTGCCATAGCCAAAATAATTGCTGTTGTGGCTTGAATATAGTAATACATAAAACCTTTTCCAAAAATACTTTCAGCAATTTGGGATAAAACTGTTTTTCCTTCCACTGGAACAACTCTGTATATGTTTGCCAAAACTGATATTCCACCAAAAACTATTAGCACAATAAGTGCAAGAAGCATGAGAGTAGT includes these proteins:
- a CDS encoding amino acid permease; amino-acid sequence: MLDSLKRFLIGKPLKNEALSGEKYSVFMGLPILSSDAISSVAYATEEILLVLYPVVGILAYGSMLQVSSAIIGLLILITLSYRQTIENYPNGGGAYIVAKENLGLISGISAGAALSVDYTLTVAVSIAAGTAAIISAFPILEKHRVLICLVILVFIMIGNLRGITESAKIFSIPPYAFILGMVTMVIVGMVKYGVTGVVPSPPPATEVAAQSSVTIFLLLRAFSSGCSALTGVEAVSNAVPNFEEPSTKHAKTTLMLLALIVLIVFGGISVLANIYRVVPVEGKTVLSQIAESIFGKGFMYYYIQATTAIILAMAANTAYSGFPLLLSVIAREGYMPRQFAIRGDRLSYSNGIMILSMLAAILIIIFRGDTHLLIPLYAVGVFVSFTLSQSGMFMKWIRERGKGWLHKAFINGLGALVTGVAVIIIGATKFVHGAWVVIVIIPILVNIMLKIRHHYTAVAKQLKIESKELSSVDFEKDIYRNRVIVPIASVNKASIRALRYAKTISDSIAAFNIVMDDEEKEKIEKKWALLNTDIPLIIRSSPYRKVVSPLLEFIQSEEYDLKKGDIITVVIPQFSVKDWWHKLLHNHTSIFISTELLKHKHIVIATIPLRLKDDKDAIRK